A genomic window from Populus alba chromosome 19, ASM523922v2, whole genome shotgun sequence includes:
- the LOC118056618 gene encoding uncharacterized protein isoform X1, which yields MGCCCFLGSTLSLLVLILNLGFTLTNGSSSFSFLSSSAAAKKYVSAIGDPGMKSPNVRVALEAWNFCNEVGFEAPSMGSPRLADCADLYCPVTSDSLGAKLLDNRSRCEVNHKVKNSDNSLSAGDKFPISDFTSYEDPDLFAVQKELYLATLCAVDEPPKPWQFWMVMLKNGNFDKNTTLCPENGKKVSKIITGRNFPCFGKGCMNQPLVYHNYSQLVFSGEQMVSLSGGYFGTYDLDADLSKGVGNNSFFSVFWKKNLSTGSWIFTHKLTTSAKYPWLMLYLRSDATEGFNGGYHYNGSGIMRKLPDSPNFKVKLTLNVTRGGGGNSQFYLLDIGSCWKNNGDPCDGDVLTDVTRYSEMIINPATSSWCRPDNQVSCPPYHVSLTGEKIYRNETSRFPYSAYHLYCSPGNAKYLEKPYDICDPYSNPQAQELVQILPHREWSVHGYPEKQGDGWIGDPRTWELDTGALSSRLYFYQDPGTKPARRVWSSINVGTEIYVSRAGETAEWTVSDFDVLVPEDIANDGHSSY from the exons ATGGGCTGTTGTTGTTTTCTGGGTTCTACTCTGTCACTGTTAGTTCTGATCTTGAATTTGGGTTTTACATTGACAAATGGATCGtcgtctttttcatttttatcatcatcagCAGCAGCAAAGAAGTATGTATCGGCAATAGGTGACCCTGGAATGAAGAGTCCGAATGTGAGAGTGGCATTGGAAGCTTGGAATTTCTGCAATGAAGTTGGTTTTGAAGCTCCTAGTATGGGCAGCCCAAGGTTGGCTGATTGTGCTGATTTGTACTGTCCAGTCACCTCTG ATTCTTTGGGTGCCAAACTCTTGGATAATAGGAGCAGGTGTGAAGTAAATCATAAAGTGAAGAACTCTGACAACAGCTTAAGTGCTGGTGATAAGTTTCCTATATCAGATTTTACATCCTATGAAGACCCTGACTTGTTTGCTGTGCAAAAGGAACTATATCTTGCTACTTTATGTGCAGTTGATGAACCCCCAAAACCATGGCAATTTTGGATGGTTATGCTCAAGAATGGAAACTTTGATAAAAACACGACTCTTTGTCCTGAAAATGGAAAGAAAGTCAGTAAAATAATAACAGGCAGAAACTTTCCATGTTTCGGTAAAGGATGTATGAATCAACCACTTGTGTACCATAACTACTCGCAGTTAGTTTTTTCTGGGGAACAAATGGTGTCTTTGAGTGGAGGATATTTCGGGACATATGACCTTGATGCTGACCTGAGCAAAGGTGTAGGAAACAACTCCTTCTTTTCAGTCTTTTGGAAGAAGAATCTGAGCACAGGGAGTTGGATTTTCACACACAAACTGACAACATCAGCAAAGTATCCCTGGCTTATGTTGTATCTACGTTCAGATGCTACAGAGGGATTTAATGGTGGCTATCACTATAACGGCAGTGGTATCATGCGAAAG TTGCCAGATTCTCCAAACTTTAAAGTAAAGTTGACACTTAACGTTACACGGGGAGGAGGGGGAAACAGTCAATTTTACCTCCTTGATATAGGTAGCTGTTGGAAGAATAATGGAGATCCATGTGATGGTGATGTTCTGACAGATGTGACTAGATACAGTGAGATGATAATTAACCCAGCGACATCAAGCTGGTGCCGCCCAGATAACCAAGTTTCTTGCCCACCTTATCATGTTAGTCTGACTggtgaaaaaatatataggaatgAGACATCTCGATTTCCATATTCTGCTTACCATCTGTACTGCAGCCCAGGAAATGCCAAATATCTGGAGAAGCCATATGATATCTGCGACCCATATAGCAATCCACAAGCACAAGAATTGGTGCAAATTCTTCCACATCGTGAATGGTCTGTGCATGGCTATCCTGAGAAGCAAGGAGATGGATGGATTGGGGACCCTAGGACTTGGGAGCTAGATACGGGGGCCCTTTCTAGTCGTCTATACTTCTACCAG GATCCAGGAACAAAACCAGCACGGCGGGTATGGTCTTCAATTAATGTTGGGACTGAGATCTACGTTAGCCGGGCAGGGGAAACTGCTGAGTGGACTGTGAGTGATTTCGATGTGCTGGTTCCAGAAGATATTGCGAATGATGGTCATAGCTCTTACTGA
- the LOC118056618 gene encoding uncharacterized protein isoform X2: MGCCCFLGSTLSLLVLILNLGFTLTNGSSSFSFLSSSAAAKKYVSAIGDPGMKSPNVRVALEAWNFCNEVGFEAPSMGSPRLADCADLYCPVTSDSLGAKLLDNRSRCEVNHKVKNSDNSLSAVDEPPKPWQFWMVMLKNGNFDKNTTLCPENGKKVSKIITGRNFPCFGKGCMNQPLVYHNYSQLVFSGEQMVSLSGGYFGTYDLDADLSKGVGNNSFFSVFWKKNLSTGSWIFTHKLTTSAKYPWLMLYLRSDATEGFNGGYHYNGSGIMRKLPDSPNFKVKLTLNVTRGGGGNSQFYLLDIGSCWKNNGDPCDGDVLTDVTRYSEMIINPATSSWCRPDNQVSCPPYHVSLTGEKIYRNETSRFPYSAYHLYCSPGNAKYLEKPYDICDPYSNPQAQELVQILPHREWSVHGYPEKQGDGWIGDPRTWELDTGALSSRLYFYQDPGTKPARRVWSSINVGTEIYVSRAGETAEWTVSDFDVLVPEDIANDGHSSY, encoded by the exons ATGGGCTGTTGTTGTTTTCTGGGTTCTACTCTGTCACTGTTAGTTCTGATCTTGAATTTGGGTTTTACATTGACAAATGGATCGtcgtctttttcatttttatcatcatcagCAGCAGCAAAGAAGTATGTATCGGCAATAGGTGACCCTGGAATGAAGAGTCCGAATGTGAGAGTGGCATTGGAAGCTTGGAATTTCTGCAATGAAGTTGGTTTTGAAGCTCCTAGTATGGGCAGCCCAAGGTTGGCTGATTGTGCTGATTTGTACTGTCCAGTCACCTCTG ATTCTTTGGGTGCCAAACTCTTGGATAATAGGAGCAGGTGTGAAGTAAATCATAAAGTGAAGAACTCTGACAACAGCTTAAGTGCTG TTGATGAACCCCCAAAACCATGGCAATTTTGGATGGTTATGCTCAAGAATGGAAACTTTGATAAAAACACGACTCTTTGTCCTGAAAATGGAAAGAAAGTCAGTAAAATAATAACAGGCAGAAACTTTCCATGTTTCGGTAAAGGATGTATGAATCAACCACTTGTGTACCATAACTACTCGCAGTTAGTTTTTTCTGGGGAACAAATGGTGTCTTTGAGTGGAGGATATTTCGGGACATATGACCTTGATGCTGACCTGAGCAAAGGTGTAGGAAACAACTCCTTCTTTTCAGTCTTTTGGAAGAAGAATCTGAGCACAGGGAGTTGGATTTTCACACACAAACTGACAACATCAGCAAAGTATCCCTGGCTTATGTTGTATCTACGTTCAGATGCTACAGAGGGATTTAATGGTGGCTATCACTATAACGGCAGTGGTATCATGCGAAAG TTGCCAGATTCTCCAAACTTTAAAGTAAAGTTGACACTTAACGTTACACGGGGAGGAGGGGGAAACAGTCAATTTTACCTCCTTGATATAGGTAGCTGTTGGAAGAATAATGGAGATCCATGTGATGGTGATGTTCTGACAGATGTGACTAGATACAGTGAGATGATAATTAACCCAGCGACATCAAGCTGGTGCCGCCCAGATAACCAAGTTTCTTGCCCACCTTATCATGTTAGTCTGACTggtgaaaaaatatataggaatgAGACATCTCGATTTCCATATTCTGCTTACCATCTGTACTGCAGCCCAGGAAATGCCAAATATCTGGAGAAGCCATATGATATCTGCGACCCATATAGCAATCCACAAGCACAAGAATTGGTGCAAATTCTTCCACATCGTGAATGGTCTGTGCATGGCTATCCTGAGAAGCAAGGAGATGGATGGATTGGGGACCCTAGGACTTGGGAGCTAGATACGGGGGCCCTTTCTAGTCGTCTATACTTCTACCAG GATCCAGGAACAAAACCAGCACGGCGGGTATGGTCTTCAATTAATGTTGGGACTGAGATCTACGTTAGCCGGGCAGGGGAAACTGCTGAGTGGACTGTGAGTGATTTCGATGTGCTGGTTCCAGAAGATATTGCGAATGATGGTCATAGCTCTTACTGA
- the LOC118056620 gene encoding elongation factor 1-gamma — MALVLHAGSTNKNAFKTLIAAEYSGVQVELVKNFEMGVSNKTPEFLKMNPIGKVPVLETPDGPIFESNAIARYVTRLKADNPLYGSSLIEYARIEQWIDFATMEIDANILRWFIPRIGFSVYLPPAEEAAIAALKRALTALNTHLSTSTYLVGHSLTLADIVLTCNLTLGFSRLLTKTFTSEFPHVERYFWTMVNQPNFRKILGEVKQTESVPPVQKPSQQKEPAKPKEPAIPKEPAIPKAKEEPKKETKKESAKPKAEEAGEAEEAPKPKPKNPLDLLPPSKMILDEWKRLYSNTKTNFREVAIKGFWEMYDPEGYSLWFCDYKYNDENTVSFVTLNKVGGFLQRMDLARKYAFGKMLVIGSGPPFKVKGLWLFRGQEIPQFVIDECYDMELYEWKKVDITDEEQKERVSQMIEDYEPFEGEPLLDAKCFK, encoded by the exons ATGGCTCTG GTATTACATGCGGGCAGCACaaacaaaaatgcttttaaGACACTCATTGCTGCTGAGTATAGTGGTGTCCAAGTTGAACTGGTCAAGAATTTTGAGATGGGTGTGTCAAATAAGACACCAGAGTTTCTTAAGATGAACCCCATTGGAAAG GTTCCTGTGTTGGAAACTCCAGATGGTCCCATATTTGAGAGTAATGCTATTGCACGCTATG TTACTCGCCTGAAGGCTGATAATCCCCTCTATGGATCTTCATTGATCGAATAT GCCCGCATTGAGCAATGGATTGATTTTGCAACAATGGAGATTGATGCCAATATTTTGCGCTGGTTCATACCAAGAATTGGTTTTTCCGTATACCTTCCTCCG GCCGAGGAAGCTGCAATTGCTGCATTGAAGAGAGCACTCACAGCTTTGAACACCCATCTTTCCACCAGCACTTATCTGGTTGGACATTCTTTGACATTGGCTGACATTGTTTTGACCTGTAACCTGACTTTGGGATTTAGCCGTCTTTTGACAAAAACCTTCACTTCAGAATTTCCCCATGTTGAGAGATACTTCTGGACTATGGTTAATCAGCCAAATTTCCGCAAGATATTGGGTGAAGTGAAACAAACAGAATCTGTTCCTCCTGTGCAAAAGCCTTCACAACAAAAGGAACCTGCAAAACCTAAGGAACCTGCAATTCCTAAGGAACCTGCAATTCCTAAGGCTAAGGAGGAGCCAAAGAAGGAAACCAAGAAAGAATCAGCAAAGCCTAAAGCAGAAGAGGCTGGTGAAGCAGAAGAGGCGCCCAAGCCCAAGCCTAAGAATCCCCTTGATCTTTTGCCTCCTAGTAAGATGATCCTTGATGAATGGAAGAGGCTTTATTCTAACACAAAGACCAACTTCCGTGAGGTTGCTATTAAAG GATTTTGGGAAATGTATGATCCTGAGGGCTATTCCCTTTGGTTTTGTGATTACAAGTACAATGATGAGAATACAGTGTCATTTGTGACATTAAACAAGGTAGGTGGTTTCCTTCAGAGAATGGACTTGGCTCGTAAGTATGCTTTTGGGAAGATGCTGGTGATTGGCTCAGGACCACCGTTCAAGGTGAAGGGTTTGTGGCTCTTCCGTGGACAAGAGATTCCCCAGTTTGTGATCGACGAGTGTTATGACATGGAGCTTTACGAGTGGAAGAAGGTTGACATCACAGATGAAGAACAGAAGGAGCGAGTCAGTCAGATGATTGAAGATTATGAGCCTTTTGAGGGGGAGCCTCTACTGGATGCCAAATGCTTCAAGTGA